Proteins from a genomic interval of Taeniopygia guttata chromosome 33, bTaeGut7.mat, whole genome shotgun sequence:
- the CD79A gene encoding LOW QUALITY PROTEIN: B-cell antigen receptor complex-associated protein alpha chain (The sequence of the model RefSeq protein was modified relative to this genomic sequence to represent the inferred CDS: deleted 2 bases in 1 codon) has protein sequence SLGILGRVWGVFWGGGPWGFWGRTPHFPPPGHWGESPAGPGRAQLMAAAPQIRGAPPKRGVPSPLLILLLLLLLLLPGSQCHNGSFPPPPTPHAETPPPLTLPTRPGGSSCGSWGGVRVWPVPTSLSAAPGAALSLECRFEPEDANVTWLQVCPRGRAGGCRWPEELPALGGGRQVRGGARVSRLSFEPLERNHSGLYLCRVSSRNASAQSCGTFVRVLEPVPVPFLDLADATKNRILTAQGVLLLLCAAGPGLLLLFRKRWANERLLQPKKIALEEENLYEGLNLDECSMYEDISRGVQPTYQDVGTPPAADGLLEKP, from the exons tccctggggattttggggcgggtttggggtgtattttggggcgggggtccctggggattttgggggcggACCCCCCACTTCCCTCCCCCGGGGCACTGGGGCGAATCTCCTGCCGGGCCCGGCCGCGCGCAGCTGATGGCGGctgctccccaaatccggggggCTCCCCCAAAACGGGGGGTCCCGAgccccctcctcatcctcctcctcctcctcctcctcctcctcccag GTTCCCAGTGCCACAACGGCTCCTTCCCCCCTCCTCCCACCCCCCATGCGGAGACCCCCCCCCCGCTGACGCTGCCCACCCGCCCGGGGGGCTCCTCCTGCGGCTCCTGGGGAGGGGTCCGCGTCTGGCCCGTGCCCACCTCCCTGTCCGCCGCGCCCGGGGCAGCTCTGAGCCTGGAGTGCCGCTTCGAGCCGGAGGACGCGAATGTCACCTGGCTGCAGGTGTGTccccgcggccgggccgggggctgccGCTGGCCCGAGGAGCTGCCGGCCCTGGGCGGGGGTCGCCAGGTGAGggggggggctcgg gtcTCCAGGCTGAGCTTCGAGCCCCTGGAGCGGAACCACAGCGGACTCTACTTGTGCCGGGTGAGCTCCAGGAACGCGTCCGCGCAGTCCTGCGGCACCTTCGTCAGGGTCCTGG AGCCCGTGCCCGTGCCGTTCCTGGACCTGGCAGACGCCACCAAGAACAGGATCCTGACGGCGCagggagtgctgctgctgctgtgcgctgcggggccggggctgctgctgctcttcagg aAGCGCTGGGCCAACGAGCGGCTCCTCCAGCCCAAGAAAATCGCCCTGGAGGAGGAAAACCTTTATGAG gggCTGAACCTGGACGAGTGCTCCATGTACGAGGACATTTCCCGGGGGGTCCAACCCACCTACCAGGACGTGGGGACCCCCCCCGCCGCCGACGGGCTCCTGGAGAAGCCTTAA
- the ARHGEF1 gene encoding rho guanine nucleotide exchange factor 1, producing MDPEERFNGPPPAAPIIGAEDEDFENDIEPTPEEQSSPFQSLELLRQRPLALAAFLQHVVLQFDPCPVLCYLHAEMMRRMSPKEGRKQFQEFCHLFLDKAGLLRVPVPHHVQFELERSRPELLPEETQRRFLRDVQSLQEPEIRRQLEDFRSKRLMGMTPGEAELAELERGRARDPAGCEARERLLAQGLLARLEEMHPTISSDEEKSSLIFGAIVSYLKFLGVRPKGGEAKKPKSNFFRMKISGKDPQGKARKGFSLPGAALWGRDPHGAEIRQSKGPEGEAEKPLPPDRRVPRGGEGGSSRPPRVGGGPVGTPDPPPGPPPTTAPPPPGGDSTEAETGTDPPGPPELGEPLPEPPPEPPAEEGGAESSDRRRLRIPPRLGRSESLGAPPERRRSQKSGGGLQPPPPRSRSNADLQGPPPTPEPGGPGGGDPPPGGGSEGSVGRVEPELLEQDPPAWRERAAPEALRGLPQREVRRQEVLNELFLTEHAHVRMLRVLLELFYQPMLREGFFDEQELSNIFPSLEDLVEVHTAFLDSLKKLREESGFIIAEIGDVLLARFEGTEGSWFQKISARFCSRQSFALEQLKAKQRKDTRFSQFIQEAESRPRCRRLQLKDIIPTEMQRLTKYPLLLLSITKCTEEAAERSKVQRAAECCRQILNRVNREVRDMENLMKLKDYQRRLDLSGVKQSSDPLLNEFKNTDITKRTLVHEGPLTWRVARDKAVEVQVLLLDDLLVLLQRHEERLLLRCHSRALAPAPDGKRTLSPVIRLRCAMTRQVATDHKAFYVIASWEDGAQIYELVAPSVADRKTWCSIITDAAGSLKLPETLRGKGAQPGGGHGPPAPLDYRDPSENGGGSLKEPLPLDERDKDGAVEGTEFGDPPERGGLGGLPRPPRGPEGGGLAAAALQRVSALRRRLRVGEGPAPPLPPGQDLGGGPGATLPEQERRHAGDGAESDGDPPEGAAGGVPNGPAGEGAPSPPPWLGEELGALEEALRGLQEMEEHYWQLFLAKPGLFT from the exons ATGGACCCCGAGGAGAGATTTAATGGG ccccccccggCCGCCCCCATCATCGGCGCGGAGGATGAGGACTTCGAGAACGACATCGAACCC ACCCCcgaggagcagagcagccccttccagagcctggagctgctgcggCAGCGGCCGCTGGCCCTGGCGGCCTTCCTGCAGCACGTCGTGCTCCAGTTCGACCCCTGCCCCGTG ctgTGCTACCTGCACGCGGAgatgatgaggaggatgagCCCCAAGGAGGGGAGGAAGCAGTTCCAGGAGTTCTGCCATCTGTTCCTGGACAAGGCGggg CTCCTGCGGGTGCCTGTCCCACACCACGTCCAGTTTGAGCTGG AGCGCAGCCGCCCGGAGCTGCTGCCCGAGGAGACGCAGCGCCGCTTCCTGCGGGACGTGCAGAGCCTCCAGGAGCCGGAGATCCGCCGCCAGCTGGAGGACTTCAG gtCGAAGCGGCTGATGGGGATGACGCCGGGGGAAGCGGAGCTGGCGGAGctggagcggggccgggcgcgggACCCCGCGGGCTGCGAGGCGCGGGAGCGGCTGCTGGCGCAGGGGCTGCTGGCGCGGCTGGAGGAGATGCA cccgaCCATCTCGTCCGACGAGGAGAAAAG ttCGCTGATTTTCGGCGCCATCGTTTCGTACCTGAAGTTTTTGGGGGTCCGACCGAAGGGGGGAGAggccaaaaaacccaaatccaacTTTTTCCGCATGaag ATCTCCGGGAAGGACCCCCAGGGAAAGGCCCGGAAGGGTTTCAGCCTCCCCGGGGCCGCGCTGTGGGGCCGAGACCCCCACG GTGCTGAGATCAGGCAGAGCAAAGGCCCTGAGGGCGAAG ccgaGAAGCCCCTCCCCCCCGATCGGAGGGTCCCGagggggggtgagggggggtCCTCCCGCCCCCCCCGCGTGGGGGGGGGTCCGGTTGGGACCCCCGacccccccccaggacccccccccaccaccgcccctccccccccgggCGGGGACAGCACCGAGGCCGAGACAG GAACCgacccccccggaccccccgaATTGGGGGAGCCCCTCCCAGAGCcccccccggagcccccggcAGAGGAGGGGGGGGCTGAGAGCAGCGACAG ACGCCGCCTCAG gatcccccccAGGTTGGGGCGCTCTGAGAGTCTCGGGGCCCCCCCCGAGCGCCGCCGCTCCCAAAAATCGGGGGGGGGTCTCCAGCCGCCCCCCCCCCGCTCCCGCAGCAACGCCGACCTGCAGGGACCCCCCCCCAC CCCGGAGCCGGGGGGGCCCGGAGGGGGCGACCCCCCGCCCgggggggggtctgaggggtctGTGGGGCGCGTGGAGccggagctgctggagcaggaccCCCCGGCCTGGCGGGAGCGCGCGGCCCCCGAAGCGCTGCGGGGGCTGCCCCAGCGCGAGGTGCGGCGCCAGGAGGTCCTCAACG agcTGTTCCTGACGGAGCACGCCCACGTCCGCATGCTgcgggtgctgctggagctctttTACCAGCCGATGCTCCGCGAGGGCTTCTTCGACGAGCAGGAGCTCTCCAACATCTTCCCCAGCCTGGAGGACCTGGTGGAGGTGCACA CCGCGTTCCTGGACAGCCTCAAGAAGCTGCGGGAGGAGAGCGGTTTCATCATCGCTGAGATCGgggacgtgctgctggccagg ttcgagggcacggagggcagtTGGTTCCAGAAGATCTCGGCGCGGTTCTGCAGCCGCCAGAGCTTCgccctggagcagctcaagGCCAAACAGAGGAAGGACACGCGCTTCAGCCAGTTCATCCAG GAGGCGGAGAGCCGGCCGCGCTGCCGGCGGCTGCAGCTGAAGGACATCATCCCCACCGAGATGCAGCGGCTGACCAAGTaccccctgctgctgctcagcatcaCCAAGTGCACGG AGGAGGCGGCCGAGCGCTCCAAGGTTCAGCGCGCGGCCGAGTGCTGCCGGCAGATCCTGAACCGCGTCAACCGCGAAGTGCGCGACATGGAGAACCTGATg AAGCTGAAGGATTACCAGCGCCGCCTCGACCTCTCCGGAGTGAAGCAGAGCTCCGACCCCCTCCTCAACGAGTTCAAG AACACGGACATCACCAAGCGCACGCTGGTGCACGAGGGGCCGCTCACCTGGCGCGTGGCCCGCGACAAAGCCGTGG aggtgcaggtgctgctgctggacgatctgctggtgctgctgcagcggCACGAGGagcggctgctgctgcgctgccacAGCCGCGCCCTGGCGCCCGCGCCCGACGGGAAACGCACCCTGAGCCCCGTGATCCGCCTGCGCTGCGCCATGACCCGCCAGGTGGCCACAG ACCACAAAGCGTTCTACGTCATCGCCAGCTGGGAGGACGGGGCTCAGATCTATGAGCTGGTAGCGCCCAGCGTGGCCGACAGGAAAAC CTGGTGCAGCATCATCACCGACGCCGCCGGGTCCCTGAAGCTGCCGGAGACCCTCCGGGGGAAGGGGGCGCAGCCCGGGGGGGGACACGGCCCCCCGGCCCCCCTGGA ttaccgggacccctccgAAAATGGGGGGGGGTCCCTGAAGGAGCCGCTGCCCCTGGATg AGCGGGACAAGGACGGGGCCGTGGAAGGCACCGaattcggggacccccccgagcggggggggctgggggggctccccCGACCCCCCCGCGGCCCCGAGGGGGGGGGGCTGGCGGCCGCCGCCCTGCAGAGag tCTCGGCgctgcggcggcggctgcgggtgggggaggggccggcgccgcccctcccccccgggcaggatttgggggggggtcccggcgcGACCCTCCCCGAGCAGGAGCGGCGGCACGCGGGGGATGGGGCCGAGAGCGACGGGGACCCCCCCGAGGGGGCGGCag GGGGGGTCCCGAACGGCCCCGCGGGGGAGGGGGCGCCGAGTCCCCCACCCTGGCTGGGGGAGGAGTTGGGGGCGCTGGAGGAGGCCCTGAGGGGGCTGCAG gaAATGGAGGAGCATTACTGGCAGCTCTTCCTGGCCAAGCCCGGACTCTTCACGTGA
- the LOC121469004 gene encoding uncharacterized protein codes for MSHPRDLLGDSRPLAVPAKIPLKSKRLRTKRERNAAKFGPKLPVRGSRRGPAAPLRWLQPPMRGGLALGSPLRPPKPVVITQNRLCHRGLFNHEVRSLDVRRLLTPSRDIPPPAPQIEEGEAGDVSGAALKELVAGLASKLVGFGAFVGRDLVSERRRSLMAALRRHRRGPADLGVFLAHRTPAQPPGQGTPQEEARPGRPGPALILGGWDAGDAPAGTPNPPGVVNTNPFSWSSAEDEDETPGGLPQAWGGPGGLPPPPPPFWGFPQPPHGEEEEEEERGDAGWTPIPPLSFSPDPPPGRAPRTPRPPRAPKIWSTETPWDSPGPSRAPWDPPRPPWDPPRTPPRPSRAPQLWSREPRKAPPVPLRPPWSSPRPPWDPSTWSPEPPRHPRTPQLWDPEPPRAPLDPPRPPWDPPRSHRDPPGVPRPLWGSPDPTWFPLDPPGSPRAPQLWSPEPPWDPRPWSPEPPGAPQDAELSRCCCRRLCRDTAQRRPLRRDPLCHCAARRDPFCRDTLCRDTSRGAPPRPAALCRDPRCRDMPRCCRQPPKRRGCGCLCCGGCDGATTPQ; via the exons aTGAGCCACCCCCGAGATCTGCTGGGCGACAGCCGCCCCCTCGCCGTCCCGGCCAAAATCCCGCTGAAATCCAAGCGCCTGCGGACCAAGCGGGAGCGCAACGCCGCCAAGTTCGGCCCCAAGCTGCCCGTGAGGGGCTCCCGGcggggccccgccgcccccctgcgctggctgcagccccccaTGCGCGGGGGTCTCGCCCTGGGGAGCCCCCTGCGCCCCCCAAAACCCGTGGTGATCACTCAGAACCGCCTGTGCCACCGCGGCCTCTTCAACCATGAGGTCAGATCGCTGGACGTGCGGCGCCTGCTGACTCCCAGCAGGGATATCCCCCCGCCAGCCCCCCAAATTGAGGAGGGGGAGGCCGGGGATGTCTCGGGCGCGGCGCTGAAGGAGCTGGTGGCCGGCCTGGCCTCGAAGCTGGTGGGTTTCGGGGCGTTCGTGGGGCGGGACCTGGTGAGCGAGCGGCGCCGCAGCCTCATGGCTGCGCTGCGGAGGCACCGACGGGGACCCGCCGACCTGGGGGTCTTCCTGGCCCACCGGACCCCCGCCCAGCCCCCAG GtcaggggacaccccaggaaGAGGCGAGGCCAGGACGCCCAGGACCAGCGCtcattttgggggggtgggatGCGGGGGACGCCCCTGCTGGGACCCCCAACCCACCTGGTGTCGTCAATACA AACCCTTTCTCATGGAGCTCAGCCGAGGATGAGGATGAGACCCCCGGGGGGCTCCCCCAGgcctgggggggtcccggggggctcccgCCGCCACCCCCCCCCTTTTGGGGGTTCCCACAGCCGCCccatggggaggaggaggaggaggaggagaggggggATGCAGGCTGGACCCCCATTCCCCCCCTATCCTTCAGCCCGGACCCTCCCCCCGGGAGAGCCCCCcgcacccccagaccccctcgGGCCCCCAAAATCTGGAGCACCGAGACCCCCTGGGATTCCCCGGGTCCCTCCCGcgccccctgggaccccccaagacccccctGGGACCCACCCCGAACCCCCCCCAGACCTTCCCGGGCCCCCCAACTCTGGAGCCGCGAGCCCCGCAAGGCGCCCCCCGTCCCCCTGCGACCCCCGTGGAGCTCCCCCAGACCCCCGTGGGACCCCAGCACCTGGAGCCCGGAGCCGCCCAGGCACCCCCGGACcccccagctctgggacccGGAGCCCCCCAGGGCCCCGCTGgaccccccgagacccccctgggaccccccgagatcccaccgggaccccccgggcGTCCCAAGACCCCTCTGGGGTTCCCCAGATCCCACCTGGTTCCCCCTAGACCCGCCCGGGTCCCCCCGCGCCCCCCAACTCTGGAGCCCGGagcccccctgggacccccggCCCTGGAGCCCGGAGCCGCCCGGAGCCCCGCAGGACGCGGAGCTGTCGCGATGCTGCTGCCGTCGGCTCTGTCGCGACACAGCCCAGCGCCGCCCGCTCCGTCGCGACCCGCTCTGTCACTGCGCCGCGCGTCGCGACCCGTTCTGTCGCGACACGCTCTGTCGCGACACCTCCCGCGGcgcccccccccgccccgccgctctCTGTCGCGACCCGCGCTGTCGCGACATGCCCCGCTGCTGCCGGCAGCCCCCGAAGCGCCGCGGCTGCGGGTGCCTCTGCTGCGGGGGCTGTGACGGGGCGACCACCCCCCAATAA